One segment of Thermococcus profundus DNA contains the following:
- the gltA gene encoding NADPH-dependent glutamate synthase yields MAVRRKLIKERVPTPERPPEERIKSFVEVNLGYTFELAVKEAERCLQCPYDYAPCIKGCPVHINIPGFISKLVEYRDNPDKAVKEALNVIWACNSLPATTGRVCPQEDQCEKNCVMGKVGDKINIGKLERFVADYAREKGIDEELLFEIIPKIEKKGQKVAIIGAGPAGLTAAGELAKLGYDVTIYEALHEPGGVLMYGIPEFRLPKEIVEKEIEKLRKLGVRILTDHVVGRTVTIEELLQEYDAVFIGSGAGTPRLVNAPGINLNGIYTANEFLTRVNLMKAYLFPEYDTPVYVGKKVIVIGAGNTAMDAARSARRFGAEVTIAYRRGEEDVSARIEEVHHAKEEGIKFEYFINPVEFIGDENGKVKAVKFEKMKALEERDARGKRKIVGTGEYVTLEADTVIIAIGKHPNRLIINTPGLKVERGRIVVDESMMTSIPGVFAGGDAIRGEATVILAMGDGRRAAKAIHEYLTKKREEQNA; encoded by the coding sequence ATGGCGGTTAGAAGGAAACTCATTAAGGAGCGCGTTCCCACTCCGGAGAGGCCTCCGGAGGAGAGAATCAAAAGCTTCGTTGAGGTTAACCTTGGATACACCTTTGAGCTGGCCGTAAAGGAGGCAGAGAGGTGCCTTCAGTGTCCCTACGACTACGCACCATGTATTAAGGGCTGTCCCGTTCACATCAACATCCCCGGCTTCATAAGCAAGCTCGTTGAGTACCGCGACAACCCGGACAAGGCAGTTAAGGAAGCCCTCAACGTCATCTGGGCCTGCAACTCTCTCCCGGCCACAACTGGCCGTGTCTGCCCGCAGGAGGATCAGTGTGAGAAGAACTGTGTCATGGGCAAGGTCGGCGACAAGATAAACATCGGCAAGCTTGAGCGTTTCGTCGCCGACTACGCACGCGAGAAGGGCATTGACGAGGAGCTTCTCTTCGAGATAATCCCGAAGATCGAGAAGAAGGGTCAGAAGGTTGCCATAATCGGCGCTGGGCCCGCTGGCCTCACCGCCGCTGGCGAACTGGCGAAGCTCGGCTACGACGTCACCATCTACGAGGCCCTCCACGAGCCCGGAGGAGTTCTCATGTACGGCATCCCCGAGTTCAGGCTCCCGAAGGAGATAGTGGAAAAGGAAATTGAGAAGCTCAGGAAGCTCGGCGTTAGAATCCTCACCGACCACGTTGTCGGAAGGACAGTCACCATAGAGGAGCTCCTCCAGGAGTATGACGCGGTCTTCATTGGCTCTGGTGCCGGAACCCCGAGGCTCGTCAACGCCCCGGGAATCAACCTCAACGGAATCTACACCGCCAACGAGTTCCTCACGAGGGTCAACCTCATGAAGGCCTACCTCTTCCCCGAGTACGACACTCCTGTCTACGTTGGAAAGAAGGTTATCGTCATCGGCGCCGGAAACACCGCAATGGACGCCGCTCGTTCGGCGAGGCGCTTCGGTGCCGAGGTGACCATAGCCTACCGCAGGGGAGAGGAGGACGTAAGTGCTAGGATCGAGGAAGTCCACCACGCCAAGGAGGAGGGCATAAAGTTCGAGTACTTCATCAACCCGGTGGAGTTCATAGGCGACGAGAACGGCAAGGTCAAGGCAGTCAAGTTCGAGAAGATGAAGGCCCTCGAGGAGCGCGATGCTCGCGGCAAGAGGAAGATAGTGGGAACAGGCGAGTACGTTACGCTCGAAGCCGACACAGTCATCATCGCCATAGGGAAGCACCCGAACAGGCTCATCATCAACACCCCAGGCCTCAAGGTCGAGCGCGGAAGGATAGTCGTTGACGAGAGCATGATGACCAGCATTCCTGGAGTTTTCGCCGGTGGCGACGCCATCAGGGGCGAGGCAACCGTCAT